A portion of the Pedobacter cryoconitis genome contains these proteins:
- a CDS encoding radical SAM/SPASM domain-containing protein, with translation MIEIFEKNSNDYQFKNAGTIYLTIGTTISCNMGCSYCFEFVKPNHTLKDDKVKKQTIIYIDEIIRKAEQKIHTLSITWYGGEPLLNVKAIEDMSVGLIELAKKHNLIYNAKIITNGIYLTETNVQKLIDNKVQLMQVTIDGARAIHDKKRPLKQKNAKNYYRILENLSQIPEGINVLVRINVDNEVADSTPDMLDDFQSFGIWPDKYKQFSFDPAWLRSYEEITLNEEEKDNRMHVDAFFDFKQNFRLNLLERFNRWANQNQVKAAKLKWDLPSYQSTCATWASPISLVVDPNGFIHKCWETIHDDKQAPSSVFDAYDPNIFAKYSAFNRYSHNDVCRNCKYLPVCDKISCSYEAIKNTVPQCTEWKYKTESYIREQYLRMINNPESINAPTAAAAVNTGHSNK, from the coding sequence ATGATTGAAATCTTTGAAAAAAACAGCAACGATTACCAGTTCAAAAATGCCGGAACAATCTATCTCACTATCGGCACAACAATTTCATGCAATATGGGATGCTCCTATTGCTTTGAATTTGTTAAGCCTAACCATACCCTGAAAGATGATAAAGTTAAGAAACAAACTATCATCTATATTGATGAAATTATACGGAAAGCGGAACAAAAAATCCATACCCTTTCAATCACGTGGTATGGTGGAGAACCACTACTTAATGTAAAGGCCATTGAAGATATGTCTGTTGGGCTAATTGAACTGGCTAAAAAACACAACCTGATATATAATGCAAAAATAATAACAAACGGGATTTATTTAACAGAAACTAATGTCCAAAAGCTGATTGACAATAAAGTTCAATTAATGCAGGTAACAATAGATGGAGCAAGAGCAATTCATGATAAAAAAAGACCGCTTAAACAAAAAAACGCAAAAAATTACTACAGAATATTAGAAAATCTTTCTCAAATACCAGAAGGTATTAATGTATTAGTGAGAATTAATGTTGATAACGAAGTGGCTGACTCAACCCCCGACATGTTAGATGATTTTCAAAGTTTTGGTATTTGGCCTGATAAGTATAAACAATTTAGTTTTGATCCCGCTTGGCTCAGATCCTATGAGGAAATCACCTTAAATGAAGAAGAAAAAGACAATAGGATGCATGTTGACGCCTTTTTTGATTTTAAACAAAATTTCCGTTTGAATTTACTCGAACGCTTTAACCGCTGGGCTAACCAGAACCAGGTTAAAGCTGCTAAATTGAAATGGGATCTTCCATCCTATCAATCTACCTGTGCAACATGGGCTTCTCCAATCAGTCTTGTTGTTGACCCAAATGGTTTCATTCATAAATGCTGGGAAACTATTCACGATGATAAACAGGCTCCAAGTTCTGTTTTTGATGCTTATGACCCCAATATCTTTGCTAAATACAGTGCTTTTAATCGCTACTCACATAATGATGTCTGCAGAAACTGTAAATATTTACCAGTTTGTGATAAGATTTCCTGCTCATATGAGGCGATTAAAAACACAGTACCTCAGTGTACTGAATGGAAATATAAAACGGAAAGTTATATCAGGGAGCAATATCTTAGAATGATCAACAATCCAGAGTCAATCAATGCTCCTACCGCAGCAGCAGCAGTAAATACCGGTCACTCAAATAAATAA
- a CDS encoding S8 family serine peptidase, whose product MKIGIIDTGVDHTHKRFNHHHITGITLSENLRKEIKLVKNSFKDIKGHGTGILSIIVQHAPYVETEVVKLEAENGRISENLLVQAINYLLNNKEIELINISMGIKTNNPSKELRLACDRASKQGVILVAAVHYLHDKLCYPAHFSSVLGVGQGIVETKHKFRKLDNKSADILAKGGFQRVAYPENAFRFSVGTSLATAHFSGIICKAKLENQWNDLDSLNSWIKRNSDNSIISLTKHDSKIRKLNKTETPVFSAEEIYNSLKPAAGILNIAIYPFEEKEMQSILEFPQLFPYQLTLAVGNLRSIKLNQSISLLENLGVPYTFGELEDAAYNTFDTVIIGYFLDKLLDQNSYQGYSLIKECVKRNKNFIVWDLAIKDLIHSVISDSGGEYTGSIFVTAFRRQDQENLCASMEHQVLKSPSICVVGTNKKQGKFTTQLILKELLRENGYKVSHLSTEPQGIVLGADFVFPIGHKSTVDVDIREWNKSLRFLTQVIEEHTKPDIIITGSQGSILPKYPMNDSNAAEMLSYVKAFYPDTLICTISPNDTLDYIKKTTDVIKAFVDCEVLFYVLTPFEYTIHFNNQVRVSYRMLDEDEYQSKLKYFNENLNAPAFNIKDRNNSQKIIDIIINKFSKG is encoded by the coding sequence TTGAAAATTGGAATAATTGATACGGGAGTAGATCATACTCACAAACGGTTTAATCATCATCATATTACCGGAATAACTCTGTCCGAAAATCTTAGGAAAGAGATTAAACTGGTAAAAAACAGCTTTAAGGATATCAAAGGGCATGGTACAGGTATTTTGTCAATAATTGTGCAACATGCACCCTATGTGGAGACTGAAGTAGTAAAACTGGAAGCAGAAAACGGACGGATTAGTGAGAATTTACTGGTGCAGGCCATTAACTATCTCTTAAACAATAAGGAGATAGAACTGATTAATATCAGCATGGGCATCAAGACTAACAATCCTTCCAAAGAATTGAGGCTAGCCTGTGACAGAGCATCAAAACAAGGAGTGATTCTGGTTGCAGCAGTTCACTACTTACATGATAAGTTATGTTATCCCGCTCATTTTAGTTCAGTACTTGGCGTAGGGCAAGGAATTGTGGAGACTAAACACAAATTCAGAAAGCTTGATAACAAATCAGCAGACATTCTGGCCAAAGGTGGGTTCCAAAGAGTGGCTTATCCGGAAAATGCCTTTAGATTCAGTGTAGGTACGAGCCTTGCCACTGCTCACTTTTCTGGAATAATCTGCAAAGCTAAGTTAGAAAACCAATGGAATGACCTGGACTCTTTAAATAGCTGGATTAAACGAAATTCGGATAATTCGATTATCAGTCTGACTAAACACGACTCTAAAATAAGAAAATTAAATAAAACTGAGACGCCAGTATTCTCTGCGGAAGAAATTTATAATTCTTTAAAACCAGCTGCAGGAATTTTAAATATAGCTATCTATCCATTTGAAGAGAAAGAAATGCAGTCTATTTTAGAATTCCCTCAACTATTCCCATATCAGCTTACACTAGCAGTCGGAAATTTAAGATCGATCAAACTAAATCAAAGCATAAGTCTGCTGGAGAACCTGGGTGTCCCCTACACTTTTGGAGAATTAGAAGATGCGGCTTATAACACATTTGATACTGTTATAATAGGCTATTTCCTGGATAAACTACTTGATCAGAACTCTTATCAGGGTTATTCATTGATTAAAGAATGTGTAAAGAGAAATAAAAATTTCATTGTTTGGGACCTGGCAATCAAAGACTTAATCCACTCAGTAATCTCAGATTCGGGCGGGGAGTATACCGGGAGTATTTTTGTTACTGCCTTTCGGAGACAGGACCAGGAGAACCTCTGTGCTTCGATGGAGCACCAGGTTTTAAAATCTCCTTCAATCTGCGTAGTTGGAACAAATAAAAAGCAAGGTAAATTTACTACCCAGTTAATCTTAAAAGAACTTCTCAGGGAAAATGGCTATAAGGTATCTCATCTATCTACAGAACCACAGGGAATAGTATTAGGAGCCGATTTCGTCTTTCCGATTGGCCACAAAAGCACAGTTGATGTGGACATCAGGGAGTGGAATAAATCTTTACGCTTTTTAACCCAGGTAATCGAAGAACATACTAAGCCAGATATCATTATTACAGGGAGCCAGGGTTCTATTTTACCTAAATACCCTATGAATGATTCTAATGCAGCAGAGATGCTAAGTTATGTTAAAGCATTTTATCCAGATACACTCATTTGCACAATCAGTCCTAATGATACTCTCGACTATATCAAAAAAACTACCGATGTAATTAAAGCTTTTGTCGATTGCGAGGTTCTGTTCTATGTTTTAACTCCATTTGAATATACAATTCATTTCAACAACCAGGTCCGTGTTTCATATAGAATGCTTGACGAAGATGAATATCAAAGTAAGCTTAAATATTTCAATGAAAATTTGAATGCCCCAGCATTCAACATCAAGGACAGGAATAACAGTCAAAAAATAATAGACATTATTATAAACAAATTTTCAAAAGGGTAA
- a CDS encoding cupin-like domain-containing protein, producing the protein MQNLIDLLRKTTSVATDDVAQLTKKNFNDNYGYAGKPVNFTNAFQDMPIKIKWTHEYLSKTLVKQEKIENTNDESAPLYISYADYLNISEPHLYFKTSGLLSAEIKEDYHIPEAFNCWYSNTKLGAPKTNLSWIYAGNAGTGSQIHRDIWWSSAWNYLLKGKKLWLIYPAIYSEAIKKNISEYQINPNLEDWSEVINLPYKPLTCIQNAGDMIFVPGDCYHQVINLEWTLSLTENFINETNYDLVRTYFRNSGNRDNLSKIEMIVRKGFEQLEAQK; encoded by the coding sequence ATGCAGAATTTAATAGATTTATTAAGAAAAACGACTTCGGTAGCAACTGATGATGTTGCTCAATTAACCAAGAAAAACTTCAATGATAATTACGGATATGCTGGTAAACCTGTCAATTTTACAAATGCCTTTCAGGATATGCCAATTAAAATTAAGTGGACCCATGAATATCTGTCAAAGACCTTGGTTAAGCAGGAAAAAATAGAAAATACAAATGATGAGTCAGCTCCTTTATATATATCCTATGCCGATTATCTAAATATTTCTGAGCCTCATTTATATTTTAAAACCAGCGGTCTGCTAAGCGCTGAAATTAAAGAAGATTACCATATTCCCGAAGCATTTAATTGTTGGTACTCCAATACAAAATTAGGAGCACCCAAGACAAATCTGAGTTGGATCTATGCTGGTAATGCAGGAACCGGGAGCCAGATCCACCGGGATATCTGGTGGAGCAGTGCATGGAACTATCTTTTAAAAGGTAAAAAATTATGGTTGATTTATCCTGCTATTTACTCAGAGGCTATCAAAAAAAATATTTCAGAATATCAGATTAATCCCAACCTGGAAGATTGGAGCGAGGTAATTAATCTCCCTTACAAACCTTTAACTTGTATCCAAAATGCAGGTGACATGATATTTGTACCTGGAGATTGTTATCATCAGGTAATTAACCTGGAATGGACACTATCACTGACTGAGAACTTTATCAATGAAACAAATTATGACCTGGTAAGGACCTATTTCAGAAACAGCGGCAACCGGGATAATTTAAGTAAAATTGAAATGATCGTCAGAAAAGGATTTGAACAATTAGAAGCACAAAAATAA
- a CDS encoding 2OG-Fe(II) oxygenase gives MQKKIEIIDGKEIHIIDDIFSVAEIEAFYEYVNSLSFRKREKSLSYDEFPIFSTDFIPATFETETFIGKKSREILNQINSAGKDYEMCRSYINLCAYGDVEYPHFDCDPDQSDITVLYYVNKFWDYKYGGETIFYENKQSRLAILPTPGRIVIFPGNIEHMGTIPTRICKLSRYSLAMKFRKKKNHDKN, from the coding sequence ATGCAAAAGAAGATTGAAATAATTGACGGCAAAGAAATACACATAATCGACGATATATTTTCAGTCGCAGAAATTGAAGCTTTTTATGAATATGTAAACAGTCTTTCCTTTAGAAAACGGGAGAAGAGTTTATCATACGATGAGTTTCCAATTTTTAGCACAGATTTTATCCCGGCTACATTCGAAACCGAGACCTTTATTGGAAAAAAATCGAGAGAAATCTTAAACCAGATTAATAGTGCCGGCAAAGATTATGAGATGTGTCGTTCCTATATTAATCTGTGTGCATATGGAGATGTAGAGTATCCGCATTTTGACTGTGATCCTGATCAATCGGATATTACTGTTCTCTATTACGTAAACAAATTCTGGGATTATAAATATGGTGGAGAAACCATCTTTTATGAAAATAAACAATCACGTCTTGCCATCTTACCAACTCCCGGCAGGATTGTCATCTTCCCCGGCAATATAGAGCACATGGGAACCATACCTACACGAATCTGTAAATTGTCAAGATATAGTCTGGCAATGAAATTTAGAAAAAAAAAGAATCATGATAAAAACTAG
- a CDS encoding outer membrane beta-barrel family protein, with the protein MKSLYFLFFFICFSCTLSAQSFNLSGQVISNGTPVRQATVILRNAKDSTLIKGINSNQDGRFSFQNLQKNDFILIISSSGFRSQNKRISLSGDLTYNFNLQADTLVLKEVKIVSKKPFMTKSLDKTIINIENSVYQHAENGYSLFNVIPGVVTDKMGINYGGQRSVLVYIDDRKLYLQGDDLMRYLKSIPSEDIKTYEIRTVSGAEYEGNSTGVIINITLKKNTKYGLTSTLTSGFEQTRYGQFNNGILLNYKTGKFNLKLNYNYFTGKSFSDDNQDQLYYDTGIRSVQSNKYLDNYVHLNNFTFGIDYVLSKNQLISVDYQSMIINASSITNAINDTYSSIKSNTVDSFFLTKNNKYILLKNRQANFLYRINLDSLGSKIDMTYSYVGYRNIMTSDLANTFFYGNNTEIREPQYLKFINPTEIDLSTGSISIIKTLKKDISLQLGAKYNYSHTDNQITYYDGSPPGQILNEQRSNAFVYNEKIFGLFGTFSKTLKIWSYKLGLRGEYTSYNGKSTAPNSSIGALKFLDNKRWDFFPSLFVQAKPSQEHVFSFAYSRKIVRPSYNTLNPFEDVSDPYNVSRGNPYLVPYFTHTFEFNYIKNSIHNFTLFYTNTRNIINTSYSAENRVIIESYANLNNEQKLGLSYSTTIKPTSWWEIAPYGSITYTCIYVKNQEKSYAKLSPNIFITNRFSLKNGYYAEVNGNYVYNNFFSIYDLLPQGKINFAFKKSFLNDKLSVNLNLNDPFNLTRIGYDVNETTFRRNIRRTLSTRSIAIGISYTFSRGKKKITEISKELNNDEEKSRL; encoded by the coding sequence ATGAAGAGCCTTTACTTTCTATTTTTTTTTATTTGCTTCTCCTGTACGTTATCTGCACAAAGCTTTAATTTATCAGGCCAGGTTATCAGTAATGGAACTCCCGTCAGGCAGGCTACTGTAATCCTTAGAAATGCTAAAGACAGCACATTAATTAAGGGGATAAACAGTAATCAAGATGGAAGATTTAGTTTCCAGAATCTCCAGAAAAATGATTTTATCCTAATTATTTCCAGTTCAGGATTCAGATCTCAAAACAAAAGAATCTCTTTGTCAGGTGATTTGACTTATAATTTTAACCTTCAAGCTGATACTTTAGTATTAAAGGAGGTGAAAATTGTTTCAAAAAAACCATTTATGACCAAAAGCCTTGATAAAACAATTATAAATATTGAGAATAGTGTTTACCAACATGCAGAAAATGGATATAGCCTGTTTAATGTGATCCCTGGTGTGGTGACAGACAAAATGGGCATAAATTATGGTGGTCAGCGATCGGTTTTAGTATATATTGACGATAGAAAACTCTACTTGCAAGGTGACGACTTAATGCGTTATCTTAAATCTATACCATCTGAAGACATTAAAACCTATGAAATCAGAACTGTTTCAGGTGCAGAATATGAAGGAAACAGCACTGGAGTAATCATCAACATTACTTTAAAAAAGAATACAAAATATGGATTAACTTCAACACTTACATCAGGTTTTGAACAAACACGATACGGACAGTTTAACAATGGCATCCTGCTAAACTACAAGACAGGGAAGTTCAATTTAAAATTGAATTATAATTATTTCACAGGAAAAAGCTTTTCCGATGACAATCAGGATCAGTTATATTACGATACCGGTATACGTTCAGTACAATCAAACAAATATTTAGATAACTATGTTCATTTAAATAATTTCACTTTTGGGATTGACTATGTACTTTCTAAAAATCAGCTGATTTCAGTAGATTATCAATCAATGATTATTAATGCCTCTTCTATTACCAATGCTATAAATGACACCTATTCTTCTATTAAATCGAATACCGTAGATTCATTTTTTCTTACCAAAAACAATAAATACATCTTATTAAAAAATCGACAGGCAAATTTTTTATACCGCATCAATTTAGATTCGCTTGGAAGTAAAATCGATATGACTTATAGTTATGTGGGCTACAGGAATATAATGACTTCAGACCTAGCCAATACTTTTTTTTATGGGAACAATACTGAAATCAGAGAGCCACAATATTTAAAATTCATTAATCCTACCGAGATAGACCTGTCAACAGGAAGCATCAGCATCATAAAGACACTAAAAAAAGATATAAGTTTACAATTAGGTGCTAAATACAATTATTCTCACACTGATAATCAGATCACCTACTATGATGGTAGTCCTCCTGGTCAAATCTTAAATGAGCAAAGATCAAATGCTTTCGTTTATAATGAAAAAATATTTGGCTTATTTGGGACCTTTTCCAAAACTTTAAAAATCTGGAGTTACAAATTAGGTTTGCGGGGTGAGTACACCAGCTATAATGGAAAAAGCACTGCACCTAACAGTAGCATTGGTGCACTAAAGTTTCTGGATAATAAACGATGGGACTTCTTTCCCTCTCTATTTGTACAGGCAAAACCAAGTCAGGAGCATGTATTTTCATTTGCCTACTCCAGGAAAATTGTCAGACCTTCTTACAATACGCTGAATCCTTTCGAAGATGTATCCGATCCTTATAATGTTTCCAGGGGTAACCCTTATTTAGTACCCTATTTTACACATACCTTCGAGTTTAATTATATCAAAAATTCAATTCATAATTTCACCTTATTTTATACCAATACAAGGAATATTATTAATACTTCTTATTCTGCCGAAAACAGGGTTATCATAGAATCTTATGCCAATCTAAATAATGAGCAGAAATTAGGGTTATCATATAGTACCACCATAAAGCCAACCTCCTGGTGGGAGATTGCACCTTATGGCAGCATAACTTATACCTGTATCTATGTAAAAAATCAGGAAAAATCTTATGCAAAACTTTCTCCTAATATATTTATCACTAATAGATTCTCACTGAAGAATGGATATTATGCTGAAGTTAATGGCAATTATGTCTACAACAATTTCTTTAGTATCTATGACTTATTACCTCAAGGCAAAATAAATTTTGCATTCAAAAAATCTTTTTTGAATGACAAGCTATCCGTCAATTTAAATCTGAATGATCCATTTAATCTGACAAGAATTGGATATGATGTAAATGAAACAACATTTCGAAGAAATATACGAAGAACACTCTCAACAAGATCTATAGCCATTGGCATCTCCTACACTTTCTCCAGGGGAAAAAAGAAGATTACGGAAATCTCAAAAGAACTAAATAATGACGAAGAAAAAAGCAGGCTATAA
- a CDS encoding condensation domain-containing protein yields MTKKKAGYNDILTESRQSIMKEEVYEASDAQLQSWLIQHKNKTIGKATEHLALKFVKQGINIPALEKSIASIIKRHESLRTSFGLCGDQLIQKIAPYDEDNFKIEIHEIKRLESQDHTINSITEKGNKCLDDLHTVPLLKMYIFHLPDETYLFKLFLNHIIADVPSLSLLKDEINSFYKSYVSNQELQLQDLKIQLKDYIKHQNRIFTSKKESYKKFWNDRIGSLSRVIDWGFAFDKYTRSTGHTINCPKIKDNISIFDALENGLTAEFGLYLDKVFYDGLENISLHYQTGISSSLYTSLFILFYLIDNQERVLIASPVSLRASTPGISSVIANFDAGIYLRSELNEDQQFSKFLTRTYTDFIKSYRHAITNYESLDLNAQLLRTNCTAYLNFQHKGIIGKPNKTAFSEGHRINGSSLYMLTYEVTQTEDGYNCTWYYNTSIFPSGFIEWMALVHKKILTAVIQNPDITIRELKSHFNFSDSESLL; encoded by the coding sequence ATGACGAAGAAAAAAGCAGGCTATAATGACATATTAACCGAATCAAGACAATCGATCATGAAAGAAGAAGTATACGAAGCATCAGATGCTCAGTTACAATCCTGGTTAATTCAACACAAGAACAAAACGATAGGCAAAGCAACAGAACACTTAGCCCTCAAATTTGTAAAACAGGGAATCAACATCCCCGCTCTTGAAAAATCTATCGCCTCAATTATCAAAAGACATGAAAGTCTGCGTACTTCTTTCGGGCTCTGCGGGGATCAGCTGATTCAAAAAATTGCGCCTTATGATGAGGACAATTTTAAAATTGAAATTCATGAGATAAAAAGACTTGAAAGTCAAGACCATACGATCAATTCAATTACGGAAAAGGGCAACAAATGTCTGGATGATCTTCATACAGTTCCCTTACTGAAAATGTATATTTTTCATTTACCTGATGAAACTTATCTATTTAAATTATTTCTCAACCATATCATAGCAGATGTTCCATCATTAAGCTTGTTAAAAGATGAGATTAATTCATTTTACAAGTCATATGTAAGTAATCAGGAATTACAGCTACAAGACTTAAAAATCCAGCTTAAGGATTATATTAAACATCAGAACAGAATTTTCACCAGTAAAAAGGAAAGTTATAAGAAATTTTGGAACGACAGGATAGGCAGTTTATCCAGAGTAATTGATTGGGGTTTCGCTTTCGATAAATATACGCGTTCTACAGGACATACAATTAACTGTCCTAAAATCAAAGATAATATATCCATTTTCGATGCACTCGAAAATGGTTTAACAGCAGAATTTGGCCTGTACCTGGACAAAGTCTTTTATGACGGCTTAGAAAATATTTCCTTACATTATCAAACAGGTATCAGCTCCTCATTGTATACCTCATTGTTCATTCTCTTTTATCTTATTGATAACCAGGAAAGAGTACTCATAGCTTCGCCTGTATCTTTAAGAGCATCCACTCCCGGAATTTCTTCTGTAATTGCCAATTTCGATGCGGGAATTTACCTCAGAAGTGAGTTAAATGAAGATCAGCAATTCTCTAAATTTTTAACCAGAACGTATACTGATTTCATTAAATCCTATCGCCATGCAATTACGAATTACGAAAGTCTTGATCTCAACGCACAGCTCCTAAGAACTAATTGTACTGCCTATTTAAACTTCCAGCATAAAGGCATTATTGGGAAACCAAATAAAACTGCTTTTTCAGAAGGACATCGCATCAATGGGAGTTCACTTTATATGTTAACCTATGAGGTAACACAAACCGAAGATGGATATAATTGCACCTGGTATTATAATACGTCTATTTTCCCTTCCGGGTTTATAGAATGGATGGCTTTAGTTCATAAAAAAATCCTGACAGCAGTAATCCAAAATCCGGATATAACTATCAGAGAACTTAAAAGTCATTTTAATTTCTCTGATTCAGAAAGCCTTCTGTGA
- a CDS encoding ABC transporter ATP-binding protein: protein MNKQMTSRNLIKKFSKYFRPYIAWEISLILLLIISSIGSLATPYALKIIIDDIFPHGNLDDLVVLLSVLVGIYIIRIVSTIFSDIIQVKISQKIVSDIRHDMLHNLFNRPVNFYKHVNSGEILYIFMNDVQNIQNALSSLIILLLNDGLTLIGIVVMLGILNLKLTLISLLCLPVILYSLKKFTPLLQASFMKVQHMEEKLNVFFIERIKNIRVIKSFNTLFYELQKLSKIQSGLLGAYLTSVKVSSLNSNIITFFVAIGPIIVLIMGGKDVFKGAMTIGALIAFIQYLNRLYAPTINIMKSYDQLTKALVSMERVIEYIGVEQKTIEAGKVEANSLEKLETLTLNNLSLNFEGKKVLENVDMTFEIGKIYGIIGPSGSGKSSIINLLCGFLEPNEGEIVVNQTVKIKEIRDWTSHVGLIEKENQLFSGNILENLLYGNFSASREDIDFAIECGRFKGVLEDLELGENTLINDNGSILSDGQKQRISIVRALLKRPSLIIFDEATSSLDSKLEMEIIEKLKLYYKDSIIIIITHRLSSVKSFDHVYDISKELYIN, encoded by the coding sequence ATGAATAAGCAAATGACTTCCCGAAATTTAATAAAAAAGTTCTCTAAATATTTCAGACCTTATATAGCTTGGGAAATTTCTTTGATATTGTTGTTAATCATCAGTAGCATAGGTTCTCTGGCAACACCTTATGCCTTAAAAATAATTATTGATGACATCTTTCCTCATGGTAATCTGGATGATTTAGTTGTATTACTTTCTGTATTAGTGGGGATTTATATAATCAGGATTGTTTCAACCATCTTTAGTGATATTATTCAAGTCAAAATAAGTCAGAAAATTGTATCAGATATCAGGCATGACATGCTGCATAATTTATTCAACAGACCTGTAAACTTTTACAAACATGTTAATTCGGGGGAAATTTTATACATTTTCATGAATGATGTACAAAACATTCAAAATGCACTATCGTCACTGATTATACTGCTTTTGAATGATGGTTTAACGTTAATCGGAATAGTAGTGATGCTGGGAATTCTTAATCTAAAACTAACGCTGATTAGTCTGTTATGTCTTCCGGTAATTTTATATAGTTTAAAAAAATTCACACCTCTCCTTCAGGCAAGTTTCATGAAAGTACAGCACATGGAAGAAAAGTTAAATGTTTTTTTTATTGAGCGTATTAAGAACATTCGTGTGATTAAAAGCTTCAATACTTTATTTTATGAGCTTCAGAAACTATCGAAAATTCAATCAGGGTTACTTGGTGCTTATTTAACAAGTGTTAAAGTTTCAAGTCTGAATAGTAATATCATTACTTTTTTTGTTGCCATAGGGCCTATTATAGTCTTGATTATGGGAGGAAAGGACGTATTTAAAGGAGCAATGACCATTGGGGCATTAATTGCTTTCATTCAATATTTGAATCGATTATACGCGCCTACAATCAATATTATGAAAAGTTATGATCAATTGACTAAAGCCCTGGTGTCTATGGAAAGAGTAATAGAGTATATAGGTGTAGAACAAAAGACAATTGAGGCAGGGAAAGTTGAAGCAAATAGTTTAGAAAAACTTGAAACGCTAACTTTAAATAATCTTTCATTAAATTTTGAAGGAAAAAAGGTGCTTGAAAATGTTGATATGACCTTTGAAATAGGTAAGATCTATGGGATAATTGGCCCAAGTGGATCTGGGAAGAGTTCAATTATCAATTTGCTTTGTGGATTTCTTGAACCAAATGAAGGTGAAATTGTTGTAAATCAAACTGTTAAAATAAAAGAGATTCGGGATTGGACTTCACATGTGGGATTAATTGAAAAGGAAAACCAGTTATTTAGTGGGAATATCCTGGAGAACTTACTTTATGGAAATTTTTCTGCTTCGAGAGAGGACATTGATTTTGCAATAGAATGCGGAAGGTTTAAGGGAGTGCTGGAAGATTTAGAGTTAGGAGAAAATACGCTTATTAATGATAATGGCTCAATTCTTTCTGACGGACAAAAGCAACGTATTTCTATTGTAAGAGCTCTTCTGAAAAGACCGTCATTGATTATTTTTGATGAAGCGACTTCAAGCCTGGATTCAAAATTAGAGATGGAAATTATAGAGAAATTAAAACTGTACTATAAGGATTCAATTATTATTATTATTACTCATCGTCTTTCATCAGTTAAGTCTTTTGATCATGTTTATGATATCTCAAAAGAGTTATACATTAATTAA
- a CDS encoding glycosyltransferase family 2 protein: MTIWRRNNIEEQIRALLSQTIVPTAIWIYHCESNVLPDFTLCDKFPLVKYQMNTDDLGYFGRFSLALHVKTPYVYILDDDVIPSAGWLENCMKLCLAKNSIISATGRIVPKDNFKPERPKGRKKQYIRKYFVGDNYDEYAENYSVANTNVDFGCNSWFFKSEWLTYFWGIRPFTTTTGEDIHLSVSCLLLGGIKTMVPLQDVINVSGNIRKHYGYDDFATWKKKGFIEERENLFKYWIENRGWKPMNW; encoded by the coding sequence ATGACAATTTGGAGGCGTAATAATATAGAAGAGCAAATTCGCGCGCTCTTATCTCAGACAATTGTTCCAACTGCTATCTGGATTTACCATTGTGAATCTAATGTATTGCCCGATTTCACTTTATGTGACAAGTTTCCTCTAGTCAAATACCAGATGAATACAGATGACCTTGGATATTTTGGGAGATTTAGCCTGGCGCTTCATGTAAAGACTCCTTATGTATACATTTTAGACGATGATGTGATTCCATCTGCCGGCTGGCTGGAGAACTGCATGAAGTTATGTTTGGCAAAGAATAGTATCATCTCGGCTACGGGAAGAATTGTTCCCAAAGACAATTTTAAACCTGAAAGACCCAAAGGCCGGAAAAAGCAATACATTCGGAAATATTTTGTTGGAGATAATTATGACGAATATGCTGAGAATTATTCTGTAGCCAATACTAATGTGGATTTTGGCTGTAACAGTTGGTTTTTTAAGTCAGAATGGCTCACTTATTTTTGGGGTATCAGACCCTTTACAACGACTACGGGAGAAGATATACATCTTTCCGTTTCTTGCCTTTTATTGGGTGGAATTAAAACTATGGTTCCTTTACAGGATGTAATAAATGTTTCTGGAAATATAAGGAAACATTATGGCTATGATGATTTTGCTACCTGGAAAAAGAAGGGTTTTATAGAAGAGCGGGAGAATCTTTTTAAGTATTGGATTGAAAACCGGGGATGGAAGCCAATGAACTGGTAG